A genomic window from Motacilla alba alba isolate MOTALB_02 chromosome 2, Motacilla_alba_V1.0_pri, whole genome shotgun sequence includes:
- the LOC119698083 gene encoding C-C chemokine receptor type 4-like, translated as MSSSSTESLEVESSTFYEYYDSYYDAPKLCSKESVRRFAASFLPVLYSLVFLVGLTGNILVIVVLFKYKRLKSMTDVYLLNLAISDLLFVLSLPFWSYFTVDQWVFGTPWCKIISWIYLVGFYSGIFFIMLMSIDRYLAIVRAVLSLKARTTFHGLITSLAVWLVALSASVPELVFRESFNEHNFTTCKPRFPGNFTTWKLFSTLEVNILGLLIPFIIMTFCYSMIIKTLVHCRNDKKNKAVKMIFVVMIVFFFFWTPYNIVIFLQLLEFMGVIKDCQVSRNLDYAFQVTEILGLFHCCLNPVIYFFMGEKFKKYLKMLFKNWQLPGYFCKWCGVNITYHTESTSSFHTQSTGDQDAL; from the coding sequence atgAGTTCTTCAAGTACAGAGTCCCTTGAAGTCGAATCCTCAACCTTTTATGAATATTACGATAGTTATTATGATGCTCCAAAATTATGCAGTAAAGAAAGCGTCAGGAGGTTTGCAGCCTCCTTCCTACCCGTTCTGTATTCCCTGGTATTCCTGGTCGGGCTCACTGGAAACATTCTGGTCATCGTGGTCCTCTTCAAATACAAGAGGCTGAAGAGCATGACTGATGTGTACCTGCTAAACCTCGCCATCTCAGATTTGCTCTTCGTTTTATCCCTGCCATTCTGGTCTTATTTCACAGTAGACCAATGGGTTTTCGGAACTCCCTGGTGTAAAATCATTTCGTGGATCTACCTGGTTGGGTTTTACAGTGGGATATTTTTTATTATGCTTATGAGCATAGACAGATACCTGGCAATTGTTCGTGCAGTGCTTTCCTTGAAAGCAAGGACCACCTTCCATGGCTTAATTACTAGCCTTGCTGTGTGGCTAGTAGCTCTTTCAGCCTCAGTCCCCGAGCTTGTATTTAGAGAGTCTTTTAATGAACATAATTTTACTACTTGCAAGCCGAGATTTCCAGGCAATTTCACAACATGGAAGCTTTTTTCCACTTTGGAAGTCAACATTTTAGGGCTCCTAATCCCTTTTATAATTATGACATTTTGCTACTCCATGATCATTAAAACATTAGTTCACTGTAGAAACGACAAAAAAAATAAGGCTGTGAAGATGATTTTTGTTGTCAtgattgtgtttttctttttttggacCCCCTACAACATTGTTATTTTCTTACAACTGCTGGAATTTATGGGGGTCATTAAAGACTGTCAAGTGAGCAGGAATCTGGACTATGCTTTCCAGGTAACGGAAATCCTCGGCCTTTTTCACTGCTGCCTCAACCCAGTCATCTACTTCTTCATGGGGGAGAAATTTAAGAAGTACCTGAAGATGCTCTTTAAGAACTGGCAGTTACCAGGGTATTTCTGCAAGTGGTGTGGAGTTAACATCACTTACCACACTGAATCTACCAGTTCATTCCACACACAGTCTACAGGGGACCAAGACGCTCTGTAA